One Dietzia sp. JS16-p6b genomic window carries:
- a CDS encoding DeoR/GlpR family DNA-binding transcription regulator — MYGSERRRHIAEVLQASGRVTVADLASGLDVSPETIRRDLSLLETEGVLERTHGGAVPAVPGGRVEQTLAARRTENVTAKSAIARAALALLPAPGGSVLLDAGSTTACLAESLAEPLAEGNGLSLITNSVPVADALHRSGATPLHLLGGSVRGLTGACVGATVLRALDAIRVDIAFLGTNGLTVDRGLTTQDPDEAAVKSAMCDAARRVAVLADSSKFGHEFLISFADLDRIDVLVTDSPPTGALAGALHDRGIEVVLP; from the coding sequence ATGTACGGCAGCGAACGGCGACGACACATCGCGGAGGTACTGCAGGCGTCCGGCCGCGTCACCGTGGCCGACCTCGCCTCCGGCCTGGACGTCAGCCCCGAGACCATCCGCCGGGACCTGTCCCTCCTCGAGACCGAGGGGGTCCTCGAGCGCACCCATGGTGGAGCCGTCCCCGCCGTCCCGGGCGGACGGGTCGAGCAGACGCTGGCAGCCCGCCGCACCGAGAACGTGACCGCCAAGTCCGCGATCGCCCGCGCCGCTCTCGCGCTGCTGCCGGCCCCGGGCGGCAGCGTGCTGCTGGACGCCGGGTCCACGACCGCCTGTCTGGCCGAGTCCCTGGCGGAGCCGCTCGCCGAGGGGAACGGGCTGTCGCTCATCACCAACTCGGTGCCCGTCGCGGACGCGCTCCACCGCTCCGGCGCCACCCCGCTCCACCTGCTCGGCGGCTCCGTCCGCGGCCTCACCGGCGCGTGCGTGGGCGCGACGGTCCTGCGGGCCCTGGACGCCATCCGGGTGGACATCGCCTTCCTCGGCACCAACGGACTCACCGTCGATCGGGGGCTGACCACGCAGGATCCCGACGAGGCGGCCGTCAAGAGCGCCATGTGCGACGCGGCCCGCCGGGTTGCGGTGCTCGCGGACTCCAGCAAGTTCGGCCACGAGTTCCTCATCTCCTTCGCGGACCTCGACCGGATCGACGTCCTGGTGACGGACTCCCCGCCCACCGGCGCACTCGCCGGCGCCCTCCACGACCGTGGGATCGAGGTCGTCCTGCCGTGA
- a CDS encoding 1-phosphofructokinase family hexose kinase, producing the protein MIVTLTMNPSVDRSAVLATALTIGGVNRIADSHDSPGGKGINVARVLAAGGTEATAVFPAPAHDPFVDMCAAAGVPAAVVPADGPVRVNLTLTDPDGTTTKINAPGPVATPAMLDRVRSDVAALAAQATWVVLSGSLPGGVSAGFYADLVAELRGTGARLAVDTSDAPLAALAARFPSAAPDLVKPNGEELGQLAGVDGVELERRAADGDLAPVVETARTLRAAGVGTVLVTLGGAGAVLVDDGEGGDGDGEAWFASTPPVRVRSTVGAGDSALAGYLLADARGLPPEERLAWAVSHGSVAASLPGTGLPLGLDPDTFRATVRRLD; encoded by the coding sequence GTGATCGTCACCCTCACCATGAACCCGTCGGTGGACCGCTCGGCGGTGCTCGCCACAGCGCTGACCATCGGTGGGGTCAACCGCATCGCCGACTCCCACGACTCGCCCGGAGGCAAGGGGATCAACGTGGCCCGGGTGCTGGCCGCGGGCGGGACCGAGGCCACGGCGGTCTTCCCCGCCCCCGCCCACGACCCGTTCGTCGACATGTGCGCTGCGGCGGGCGTGCCCGCGGCCGTGGTCCCCGCCGACGGACCGGTGCGGGTCAACCTCACCCTCACCGACCCGGACGGGACCACCACCAAGATCAACGCACCGGGTCCCGTCGCCACCCCGGCGATGCTCGACCGGGTCCGGTCGGACGTCGCCGCACTCGCGGCGCAGGCCACCTGGGTCGTCCTGAGCGGATCGCTGCCGGGCGGCGTGTCCGCCGGCTTCTACGCCGACCTGGTCGCCGAACTACGCGGAACGGGGGCACGCCTCGCCGTCGACACCTCCGACGCGCCGCTCGCCGCCCTCGCCGCCCGGTTCCCCTCTGCCGCCCCGGACCTCGTCAAACCCAACGGCGAGGAGTTGGGCCAACTCGCCGGGGTGGACGGCGTGGAACTCGAACGCCGCGCCGCGGACGGGGACCTGGCACCGGTCGTGGAGACCGCCCGGACGCTGCGCGCCGCGGGCGTGGGAACCGTGCTGGTCACCCTGGGCGGCGCCGGAGCGGTGCTGGTCGACGACGGCGAGGGCGGCGACGGCGACGGTGAGGCGTGGTTCGCGTCCACCCCGCCCGTGCGCGTCCGATCCACGGTCGGGGCCGGCGACTCCGCGCTCGCCGGATATCTCCTGGCCGACGCCCGCGGGCTCCCTCCGGAGGAGCGGCTGGCATGGGCCGTGTCCCACGGCAGCGTGGCCGCGTCCCTCCCCGGCACCGGCCTCCCCCTCGGGCTGGACCCGGACACGTTCCGGGCGACCGTCCGCCGACTCGACTGA
- a CDS encoding fructose-specific PTS transporter subunit EIIC codes for MSHPIIETAAVRLDADLGSSKDDVIRALAGALVDAGRADDLDALVSDLMAREGKAATGMKGGIAIPHCKSEAVAEPSLGFARLDPPVDFGAKDGPADLVLMIGAPAGGGKEHLKILATLARNLVRSEFVDALRAAATPEDAVSVIQGVLAPAQDAASSTSSSTAASSTAASSSAASPSPTASSSAAATTATVSGSGAGGGQPVRLVAVTACPTGIAHTYMAADSLDQEAARRGVQMQVETQGSAGSTPLDPAVIEAADAVIFATDVGVRDRGRFAGKPVVEYGVKKAIDSPARVLDEALAAAGDPDAKRVPASSGSGGDSSSGGSGSDEHWARGLQRAVMTGVSYMIPFVAAGGLLLALGFLFAGYDVAFVWQEVATGFTLADLPGQVWYLDGEIVSAGTAGAEMLTHAGLRLYIGAVLFAIGQAAMGFMIAVLSGYIAYGLADRPGIAPGFVGGALSATLGAGFIGALVTGILAGYLVRWMTTWKTPRWLSGLMPVVLIPLLGSLAIGLLMFLLLGRPLASLTSAMESWLGGMSGTSVILLGVILGLMMCFDLGGPVNKAAYTFATAGLVADNPASLRIMAAVMAAGMVPPLAMGLATVVRKRLFTEVEQENGRAAFLLGASFITEGAIPFAAADPIRVIPSMMAGGAVTGALIMAFSVESYAPHGGLFVVFAINPVWGYLVAILAGMLVSTTAVVLAKSARRDPATVAAPAPVAVAA; via the coding sequence ATGAGCCACCCGATCATCGAGACCGCCGCGGTGCGGCTCGACGCCGATCTCGGCAGCAGCAAGGACGATGTGATCCGGGCGCTGGCCGGGGCGCTCGTCGACGCGGGCCGCGCGGACGACCTCGACGCGCTGGTGTCCGACCTGATGGCCCGCGAGGGCAAGGCGGCCACCGGGATGAAGGGCGGGATCGCCATCCCGCACTGCAAGTCCGAGGCCGTGGCCGAGCCCAGTCTGGGATTCGCCCGCCTCGACCCTCCGGTCGACTTCGGCGCCAAGGACGGCCCCGCCGACCTGGTGCTGATGATCGGTGCCCCGGCCGGCGGCGGCAAGGAGCACCTGAAGATCCTGGCCACCCTCGCCCGCAACCTGGTGCGCTCGGAGTTCGTGGACGCGCTCCGCGCGGCCGCCACCCCCGAGGACGCGGTCTCGGTGATCCAGGGGGTGCTCGCCCCGGCGCAGGACGCGGCGTCGTCCACGTCCTCGTCCACCGCGGCGTCGTCCACCGCGGCGTCGTCGTCCGCGGCATCGCCATCGCCCACGGCATCCTCGTCCGCCGCGGCCACCACCGCCACGGTGAGCGGGTCGGGCGCGGGCGGCGGGCAGCCCGTCCGCCTCGTCGCGGTGACAGCCTGCCCGACCGGCATCGCCCACACCTACATGGCCGCCGACTCCCTCGACCAGGAGGCTGCCAGGCGGGGCGTGCAGATGCAGGTGGAGACGCAGGGCTCGGCCGGGTCCACCCCGCTGGACCCCGCGGTGATCGAGGCCGCCGACGCCGTCATCTTCGCCACCGACGTCGGCGTGCGCGACCGCGGCCGGTTCGCGGGCAAGCCCGTCGTCGAGTACGGGGTGAAGAAGGCGATCGACTCCCCCGCGCGGGTGCTCGACGAGGCGCTCGCCGCCGCGGGCGACCCCGACGCCAAGCGCGTCCCGGCCTCGTCCGGATCGGGTGGGGACTCGAGCTCCGGCGGGTCCGGGTCGGACGAACACTGGGCCCGTGGCCTGCAGCGCGCGGTGATGACCGGTGTGTCGTACATGATCCCGTTCGTCGCTGCGGGCGGTCTCCTGCTGGCGCTGGGGTTCCTGTTCGCCGGATACGACGTGGCCTTTGTCTGGCAGGAGGTGGCCACCGGGTTCACGCTGGCCGACCTGCCCGGCCAGGTCTGGTACCTCGACGGTGAGATCGTCTCCGCCGGGACCGCCGGGGCCGAGATGCTCACCCACGCCGGGCTGAGGTTGTACATCGGCGCCGTGCTCTTCGCGATAGGCCAGGCCGCGATGGGCTTCATGATCGCGGTCCTGTCCGGGTACATCGCCTACGGGCTCGCCGACCGCCCGGGCATCGCGCCGGGCTTCGTGGGCGGTGCGCTGTCGGCCACCCTCGGCGCCGGGTTCATCGGTGCACTCGTCACGGGCATCCTCGCCGGCTACCTGGTGCGGTGGATGACCACGTGGAAGACCCCGCGCTGGCTGTCCGGCCTCATGCCGGTGGTGCTGATCCCGCTGCTCGGATCGCTCGCGATCGGCCTGCTGATGTTCCTGCTGCTCGGCCGTCCGCTGGCCTCGTTGACCTCCGCCATGGAGTCGTGGCTGGGCGGGATGAGCGGCACCTCGGTGATCCTGCTCGGCGTCATCCTGGGCCTCATGATGTGCTTCGACCTCGGCGGACCGGTCAACAAGGCCGCCTACACCTTCGCCACCGCCGGACTGGTCGCCGACAACCCGGCCTCGCTGCGCATCATGGCCGCGGTCATGGCCGCCGGCATGGTGCCGCCGCTGGCCATGGGCCTGGCGACGGTCGTCCGCAAGCGCCTGTTCACCGAGGTCGAGCAGGAGAACGGCCGGGCCGCGTTCCTGCTGGGCGCCAGCTTCATCACCGAGGGTGCCATCCCGTTCGCCGCCGCCGACCCCATCCGCGTGATCCCCTCGATGATGGCCGGCGGTGCCGTCACCGGAGCGCTGATCATGGCATTCTCGGTGGAGTCGTACGCACCGCACGGCGGTCTGTTCGTGGTGTTCGCCATCAACCCGGTCTGGGGTTACCTGGTGGCCATCCTCGCGGGCATGCTGGTCTCGACCACAGCCGTGGTCCTGGCCAAGAGCGCCCGTCGAGATCCCGCTACTGTCGCGGCACCGGCGCCCGTCGCCGTCGCCGCCTGA
- a CDS encoding HPr family phosphocarrier protein → MPTTTVIVGSAEGLHARPAGIIAEAAEKYDTDIEIAFDGEEADAASAMLIMALGAEKGAEVTVSGDDAAAVAEIAALIEQDLDAG, encoded by the coding sequence ATGCCCACCACCACCGTCATCGTGGGATCCGCCGAGGGGCTGCACGCCCGCCCCGCGGGGATCATCGCCGAGGCCGCCGAGAAGTACGACACGGACATCGAGATCGCGTTCGACGGTGAGGAGGCCGACGCCGCCTCGGCGATGCTCATCATGGCGCTCGGAGCCGAGAAGGGGGCCGAGGTCACGGTGAGCGGGGACGACGCCGCCGCGGTGGCCGAGATCGCCGCCCTCATCGAACAGGATCTCGACGCGGGATGA
- a CDS encoding NAD(P)H-binding protein, translated as MTVLVVGSGGYLGSRLVPELLARGHHVRAGVTDPRRAGPHERTSHDRGGREETVHCDVLDPDCLPAALDGVDSVVYLVHRMGHGPGFRSEDAAGATAMRESMAAAGVGRCVYVSGLAPSAGPGDTLSRHMSSRLEVEQLLSDGPTPVFTLRAGIVLGAGSVSFEMLRTLCDRLPVQPVPRWMRGSRVEPIAERDVLEALCHALEGAPRSGHGDLGCGEVLTYPALLRRFSRVAGLPTLRVPVFGVPWDLVAAGLSPVVDSDPATVGALVESLRHDMVTADQTADLFPAGWERTGIDDAIRRALRD; from the coding sequence ATGACCGTGCTCGTCGTGGGATCGGGTGGGTACCTGGGATCGCGCCTGGTACCCGAACTGCTGGCCCGGGGGCACCACGTCCGGGCCGGTGTCACCGATCCCCGGCGGGCGGGGCCCCACGAGCGGACGTCCCACGACCGGGGCGGCCGCGAGGAGACGGTCCACTGCGACGTCCTCGACCCGGACTGCCTGCCCGCCGCCCTGGACGGCGTGGACTCGGTCGTCTACCTGGTCCACCGTATGGGGCACGGGCCGGGTTTCCGGTCCGAGGACGCGGCGGGCGCCACCGCGATGCGCGAGTCGATGGCCGCGGCCGGCGTCGGTCGCTGCGTCTACGTCTCCGGGCTCGCACCGTCAGCCGGCCCGGGCGACACGCTGTCCCGACACATGTCCTCCCGGCTCGAGGTCGAACAGCTGCTCTCGGACGGACCCACGCCGGTGTTCACCCTCCGGGCCGGCATCGTCCTCGGTGCCGGCTCGGTGAGCTTCGAAATGCTGCGCACACTGTGCGATCGGTTGCCGGTCCAACCAGTGCCCCGGTGGATGCGCGGCAGCCGGGTCGAGCCGATCGCCGAGCGCGACGTCCTCGAGGCCCTGTGTCACGCGCTGGAGGGGGCTCCGCGTTCCGGCCACGGGGACCTCGGATGCGGCGAGGTCCTCACCTACCCCGCGCTGCTGCGCAGGTTCTCGCGGGTCGCGGGCCTGCCCACCCTCCGCGTCCCGGTGTTCGGGGTGCCATGGGATCTGGTCGCCGCGGGGCTGTCCCCCGTCGTCGACTCGGATCCCGCGACCGTCGGCGCGTTGGTCGAGAGCCTCCGCCACGATATGGTGACCGCCGACCAGACCGCGGATCTGTTTCCCGCCGGGTGGGAGCGGACAGGCATCGACGACGCCATCCGCCGGGCGCTCCGCGACTGA
- a CDS encoding TetR/AcrR family transcriptional regulator, producing MPPNLPFTAATFIRAALDRHGPSSTTDDIGEKLLDAAVRQFETFGVTRSTMGDITQRSGLSRMTLYRRFANKQELINAVLLRETGRILAGLKQEIDRYDDVESKLTEGFLYTVETLRAHGLLNRLLESEPEVAVPYLTVRGEPLVSNSAEFLASEMASSLDDSRSHEELLVAAEVAVRLVISFVLTPSTTIDLDDPDVARDFARRHLGPQLRGRRGPTDGS from the coding sequence ATGCCCCCGAATCTCCCGTTCACCGCCGCGACCTTCATCCGCGCAGCTCTGGACCGCCACGGGCCGAGCAGCACGACGGACGACATCGGCGAGAAGCTCCTCGACGCAGCCGTCCGACAGTTCGAGACCTTCGGCGTGACCCGGTCCACGATGGGGGACATCACGCAGCGGTCGGGCCTGTCCCGGATGACCCTCTACCGCCGGTTCGCCAACAAGCAGGAACTGATCAACGCCGTCCTGCTGCGCGAGACCGGCCGCATCCTGGCCGGGCTGAAGCAGGAGATCGACCGCTACGACGACGTGGAGTCCAAGCTGACCGAGGGATTCCTCTACACGGTCGAGACCCTGCGCGCCCACGGCCTGCTCAACCGACTCCTGGAGAGCGAGCCCGAGGTCGCCGTCCCCTACCTGACAGTGCGGGGTGAGCCCCTGGTCAGTAACAGTGCCGAGTTCCTCGCCTCGGAGATGGCCTCCAGTCTCGACGACTCGCGGTCCCACGAGGAACTCCTGGTGGCGGCCGAGGTGGCCGTCCGACTGGTGATCTCGTTCGTCCTCACCCCGTCCACCACGATCGATCTGGACGACCCCGACGTGGCGCGCGACTTCGCCCGCAGGCACCTGGGCCCGCAACTCCGCGGGCGAAGGGGGCCTACCGACGGGTCCTGA